A stretch of Metabacillus sp. FJAT-52054 DNA encodes these proteins:
- a CDS encoding DHA2 family efflux MFS transporter permease subunit has protein sequence MTQNAAKSESGVRQHMPLLIVLMLGLFLAILNQTLLNVAIPHLITEFGVTANTAQWLLTGYMLVNGALIPLSAYLIKRFAVRRLFLFAMFCFTLGSLICGLAGSFPVMMTGRLIQAIGGGVLAPLVMTIIVFIFPPEMRGKGMGIFGLAMMFAPAIGPTLSGFVVQNYDWHLLFTGMVPLGAIVLIIAFFRLKDITPPENIKADILSIFTSLAGMGLLLYGFSEAGNDGWTDPVVLSSMGVGIILLVVFTIKQLKSEDPLLDVRVFKYSIFTLSSIINIAITICLFSGMFLLPIYLQNIRGYSPLDSGLLLLPGAIVMLIMSPVSGILFDKFGPRPLGIIGMVITTVTTYEFTQLTMDTTYNHILVLYMIRTFGMSFLMMPIMTAGLNQLPDRLSSHGSTMANTFRQVAGSIGISFLTTIYSNRTDYHLEAQGSQMNTSDPFFAQAFSEFTQKIAQMMSLSPEEAQQQAVQLLYAKVVKDSTIHGINDAFFWAAGISLIGLVLAFFMRDVRKDKKVSEKPSVSKRQEEIRMLPAPKNVHS, from the coding sequence ATGACACAAAATGCAGCTAAATCAGAGAGCGGCGTCAGGCAGCATATGCCGCTGCTGATTGTATTAATGCTCGGTTTGTTCCTTGCCATTTTGAATCAAACGCTGCTGAATGTAGCCATACCCCATCTCATAACAGAGTTTGGTGTAACGGCCAATACAGCTCAGTGGCTTCTTACTGGATATATGCTTGTAAATGGAGCGCTGATTCCACTATCCGCTTATCTCATTAAGCGTTTTGCAGTAAGACGATTGTTCTTATTCGCTATGTTTTGCTTTACATTAGGATCCTTGATTTGCGGATTGGCTGGAAGTTTCCCGGTGATGATGACGGGGAGGCTGATCCAGGCAATAGGCGGGGGAGTATTGGCTCCGCTCGTGATGACGATTATTGTGTTTATTTTCCCTCCGGAAATGCGCGGGAAAGGGATGGGGATTTTTGGACTCGCGATGATGTTTGCCCCGGCTATCGGGCCGACGCTATCAGGTTTTGTGGTTCAAAATTATGATTGGCATTTGCTCTTTACCGGAATGGTTCCACTTGGAGCTATCGTATTAATCATTGCTTTCTTTAGATTAAAAGACATCACACCTCCAGAGAATATAAAAGCGGATATTTTATCGATTTTCACTTCTTTAGCGGGTATGGGTTTATTGCTGTACGGATTTAGTGAAGCGGGAAATGATGGATGGACAGACCCTGTTGTTTTATCATCAATGGGTGTCGGAATCATTCTTCTAGTTGTTTTTACAATTAAACAGCTTAAATCTGAAGACCCTCTTTTAGATGTAAGAGTGTTTAAATATTCAATCTTTACCTTATCGAGTATTATCAACATTGCGATTACAATATGCCTGTTTTCAGGGATGTTCCTGCTTCCCATTTATTTGCAGAACATTCGGGGCTATTCACCGCTGGATTCAGGACTGCTTTTACTTCCGGGTGCCATTGTCATGCTGATTATGTCACCTGTTTCAGGTATTCTATTCGATAAATTCGGGCCAAGACCACTCGGAATTATTGGAATGGTGATAACAACTGTTACGACATATGAATTTACTCAGCTCACAATGGATACGACCTATAATCATATCCTGGTCTTGTATATGATTCGCACATTCGGAATGTCTTTCCTTATGATGCCGATCATGACCGCCGGGTTAAATCAGCTTCCTGACAGACTTAGCAGCCATGGTTCAACAATGGCCAATACATTTAGACAGGTGGCAGGTTCCATTGGAATCAGTTTCCTTACAACCATTTATTCAAACAGAACGGATTACCATTTGGAAGCGCAGGGTAGTCAGATGAATACTTCTGATCCATTCTTTGCCCAAGCGTTCAGTGAATTTACACAAAAAATTGCTCAGATGATGAGCCTGTCACCTGAAGAGGCGCAGCAGCAAGCTGTTCAGCTCTTATATGCCAAAGTGGTCAAGGATTCGACGATTCACGGAATTAATGACGCATTTTTCTGGGCAGCAGGTATTTCACTAATTGGACTTGTGCTTGCATTCTTTATGAGAG